In Kribbella amoyensis, the genomic stretch TCGCTGATCTGGCTGCTCGCGGTCCTCGCGGCCGCGGTGCTCGCGCTCGGCGCGCTGTTCACCGCGCTGGACCAGACGAACCAGAGCAACGAGATCGTCCGCTGGGTACTGGAACGCGGGCAGGATCTGGTCGGCCCGTTCAAGGACCTGTTCCGGCTGGAGACCGCGAAGAACACCCTGCTGGTGAACTGGGGGATCGCGGCGCTGGTCTACCTGATCGCCGGCAAGATCGTCGAGCGCTTCGTCCGGCCCTGATCACTGCTTGATCGGGAGTCGGCGGGTGAGCGGTAGCAGCCGCTCACCCGCCGGGTCTTGCCGGGCCCTGGTGACCAGCGCAGTGGCTAGGGCAGGGGCAGGAAGGCGATGCGCTCGTGCACCTCGCCGCCGATGTGGGTGGTGTCGGACGCGACCCAGAGCCCTTGCGCGGTGAGCAGCAGGTCGTACCCGCCGACGCCGCGGTCCTTGGTCGGGTTCCACGAGTACGCCAGGCCGCTGTGCGGGTTGAGCGCCGCGATCCCCGGCCGTGAGACCGCACCGGGTCCGGCGAAGTCACGGCCGCCCGGGTTGTTCATCCAGCGTTGGTGACCCTGGACGTACACGGCCGCGCGGGTGACCTGGACCGACAGCAGCGTGTCCCCGCCGGTGTAGTTGGCCCAGACCGGGTACGTCGTGCGCGCGTCGCTGGTGTTCCAGCGGGTGGCCGAGTCGCACAGGTGGGTCCGGTCGTTCGGGAAGCCGCCGCCGGTGGTGACGATGACGAAGTACGTGCCGTCGTGGGAGAAGTCGACGTCCCGCGAGTACGTCGGGGTGGCGGTGTAGCAGGCTTTGTCGAACAGCGGCGAGTACCAGCCGCTGACCGTGGCCGACGAGGCGCCGAGGTTGATCATCGCGGCCTGCCGCCGGGCCTGGCCGCCGACCGAGGTGAAGGTGCCGACGATCGCGAGCCGGGTGCCGGCCGGGTTCGGCGCGAACCGGAACACCTTGGTCTGGCCCGCGTTGGTCCCGCCGGGCGCGCCGGTGATCGCGAGCTTGATGTATCCGGTGTCGCCGCCGGTGGCCGGGTTGACCGCGATCAGCTTCTTGCTGAACGTGCCACCGAGGATGAGCCGGCCCTTGACGATCGCCATGTCCGTGACCGAACCGGTGAGCCGGGCGTTGAACGCCGGATCGACGGCGCCGGTGTACGGATTGAGCTTGACCACGCCGGTCCGCGGTACGCCGTTGACGGAGTTGAAGTACCCGCCGACCCACAGCGAGCGGCCGTCGGTGGCGAGCGCCCAGACCTCGGAGTTGAAGCTGGCCTGGAAGGCGGTCAGGCCGCCGGTCACCGGGTTGAAGCCGAACAGCCGGTTGCGGTTGATCGTGCCCGCGTTCGTGTACGGCTTCACCTGGCTGAACTGGCCGCCGGCGAACATGATCCCGCCGAGTTGGAGCATCTTGTACACCGCGCCGTCCTGGACCCGCGGAGTCAGGTCGGACGGGTTGGGGGAGACGACCGCGGTGTGCGCGATCGGCGACCCGGTCGCGGGTCCGCCGGTCAGCACCGTGACCAGCGTCAGGGAGGCGGCGGCGACGACCGCACCGAGCCCCAGGAGATGTTTCTTCATACGGCAACTTCCAAACCGTGATCACAGGGGCGCCGAGCGGCTGCCGGTGGCCGACTGTTGCACAGTCGGTGGCTTCCGAGGAAGACAGTTTGGCCCGATGGTTACGGGATAGGTAACAGAACGTAATGCCCTACTGTGTAACGCACACGCAGCGTAAGATTACGCTCGCCGTGCGACGACGACCAGGTCCAGGCAGTCGTCCAGGTCGCCGCTCCGCAGATCGAAATCCTGATGGGTCGTCCCGGTCACCAGGCGGACCAGCTCGTCGTCCCACGTGTCGTGATCGGTTGCCAACTGCTGGTTCACGCAGGATCCGTGCTGCGCCTCCCAGGTGCGCAGCCGATCGCCGTGCTGCAGGCCGAGGACGTGGGTGATCTCCAGTTCGGGCTCGACCAGCTCGACGAACTCCGCGGCGGTGAGTTCGCGGGTGTGGTACCAGTTGCCGCTCGGGAACGTCAGCCGGTTCGGCGTGCTGAGGACGAGGGTGCCGCCGGGGGCGAGGATGCGGGCGCACTCGGCGACGAACCGCGGCTGCTCCCACAGGTGCTCGATCGTCTGCAGGGACGTGACCAGATCGAAGGTGTTGTCGCGGAAGCCGGTCTGGACGAGGTTGCCCTGCACCACTTCGACCTGTGGATAAACCCTTTGGACGTGGCGAAGAGTCGTACCTTCGTAGTCGAGACCGGTCACGGAGTCCGCCCCGGCCAGGCGGAGCTGCTCCGCGCCGTAGCCCTCGCCGCAGCCGGCGTCGAGGACGCGGCCGGTCACGGGCAGGGTGGCGGTGATCCAGCGGTAGGCGGCGTCGTGGCGCGCGAACCAGTAGTTCTCGTGCCAGATCCCGGGCGCGGTTCTCTCGCCGGTGAGCGGTAACGTCTCGGTCACCCCGCCACACTAGGGGTGCGTCCGGTCCGCGCGGGAACGTGGATCCGGACTGTGATGGGACTCGCACGCGTCTTATGTTTCTCGCGAGTAACATCCGTGGCAGGCTGGGAGAGACCGCAAACCAGAAGGGGTCCCACACGCTATGAAGATCGTCGTCTGCGCGAAGTTCGTGCCGGATGCCACCGCGGACCGCCGCTTCCGCTCCGAGGACAACACGGTCGACCGGGCCGGTGTCGACGGGCTGCTGTCCGAGCTGGACGAGTACGCCGTCGAGACCGCGCTGACCGTGAAAGAGGCCGGCGACGCCGAGGTGACGGTGCTCACCGTCGGGCCGGAGCAGGCCGCCGATGCGGTGAAGAAGGGCCTCCAGATGGGCGCCGACGCGGGGGTGCACGTGCTCGACGACGGCATCCACGGATCCGACGCGGTCGCCACCTCGCTGATCCTGGCCAAGGCGCTGGGCAAGCTCGAGGCCGACCTGGTCGTGTTCGGGATGAGCTCGACCGACGGCGGCATGGGCGTCGTCCCGGCGATGGTGTCCGAGCGGCTCGGGCTGCCGGCCGTCACGCTGGGCTCGGAGGTGACCGTCGACGGGACCTCGGTGAAGATCCGCCGGGACGGCGACACCGCGAGCGACACGGTCGAGGGCACGCTGCCGCTGGTACTGAGCGTCAGCGACCAGGCCAACGAGCCGCGCTACCCGTCCTTCAAGGGCATCATGGCCGCGAAGAAGAAGCCGGTGCAGACCTGGTCGCTGGCCGACCTGGAGATCGCGCCGGACCAGGTCGGCGCGGGCGCCGCCTGGACCGAGGTCGTCGAGGTGACCGCGCGACCGGCGCGGACCGCGGGCACGATCGTCGCCGACGAGGACGGCTCGGGTGCCGGTCAACTCGTCGAGTTCCTGTCCACCAACAAGTTCCTCTGAGGAGCCACCGAACCATGTCGAACGTTCTCGTTCTCGTCGACCACACCGGCGGCACGGTCCGCAAGACCACCGCGGAGCTTCTCACCATCGCGCGCCGGCTGGGTGAGCCGGTCGCGGTGTTCATCGGCGAAGGGGTCTCCGACGCGCTGCCGGCGCTCGGCCAGTACGGCGCGACCAAGGTGATCGCGCTGACCGACCCCGACCTGACCCAGTACCTGGTGGCGCCGAAGGCCGAGGCGCTCCAGCAGGTCGCGGCCAAGCTGGAGCCGGCCGCGATCCTGATCTCGTCCAGTGCCGAAGGCAAGGAGATCGCGGCCCGGCTGGCGGTCAAGCTGGACTCCGGCCTGATCACCGACGCGGTCGACGTGCAGGAGGGCCCGGTCACCACCCAGTCGGTGTTCGCGGGCAACTACACGGTCCAGGCCAAGGTCACCCACGGCACCCCGATCATCACGGTCAAGCCGAACTCGGCCACCCCGGAGGCGGCCGAGACCTCGCCGGAGGTGGAGGAGTTCGACGTGTCGGTCTCCGACGCCGCGAAGACCGCGAAGATCACCGACTCCAAGCCGCGCGAGGCCACCGGGCGTCCCGAGCTCACCGAGGCGGCGATCATCGTCTCCGGTGGTCGCGGCACCGGCGGCGACTTCGGCCCGGTCGAGGCCTTCGCCGACTCCCTCGGCGCGGCCGTCGGCGCGTCCCGGGCCGCCGTCGATTCGGGCTGGTACCCGCACGCGTACCAGGTCGGCCAGACCGGCAAGACGGTCTCGCCGCAGCTGTACGTCGCGGCCGGCATCTCGGGCGCGATCCAGCACCGGGCCGGCATGCAGACCTCGAAGACCATCGTCGCGGTGAACAAGGACGAGGAAGCACCGATCTTCGAACTGGTCGACTTCGGCGTCGTAGGAGACCTCCACAAGGTCCTCCCCGCCGCCACCGAAGAAGTCACCAAGCGCAAGTCCTGACCCCAGCACCACCCCCGGACCCGGCCCGTCCTTCCCGACGAGCCGGGTCCACCCACGTCCACCCACGCCCACGTGTCCCTCACACCCACGTCCGCCCCACCCACGTGTCGCTCACACCCGCGCCACCCTGGCGACTTTGTGCACCGGTCAGTCGTTGGGGCCGCGGCGAGCCGACTGGTTCGCGCACAGGGTCGGTGCCGGTGGCTGGTGCGTGCACAACGTGGACGTCGGCAGGTGCGCAACCCCTCAACCACCCCGTCGCCTCTGGCCGCCCCGCCACCGTGGCGACTTTGTGCGTCGGCCGGTCGTGCTGGGCGCGGTGGGTTGGCTGGTTCGCGCACAAGGTCGGTGCCGGTGGCTGGTGCGTGCACAACGTGGACGTCGGCAGGTGCGCAACCCCTCAACCACCCCGTCGCCTCTGGCCGCCCCGCCACCGTGGCGACTTTGTGCGTCGGCCGGTCGTGCTGGGCGCGGTGGGTTGGCTGGTTCGCGAACAAGGTCGGCGTCCGTGGCTGGTGCGTGCTCAGAGTGGTGGTTGGCACGTGCACAAAGTGGGGGGCGGTGAGTGAGGGGAGGGGGCCGGGTGAGGTGGTGCGGTGAGCGAAGTCCGGGTGAGGTGGGGTGGGCGAGCGGGGTGGGGGATCTGCTTGGCTGGTGAGGGCTGGGGCTGGGGTTCGGGTTCAGGTGGGCCAGACTTGGTGGCGGGAGTCGGTGCCGGTGCCGGTGCCGTGGTCGGGGTCGCTGCCGCGGATCAGGATCCAGTGGTCGAGGGAGTTGGCGCGGTAGAGGCGGAGGCCTTCTGGTTCGCGGAGTTCGTCGACCTCGAAGCCGCGGAGTTCGGGGTAGCGCGAGCTGTAGAAGGCGGCGCGGTCCTCCAGTTCTTCGGCGGGGACCAGTTCCGCGATGGCGGTGAGGTAGACGGCGGACGCCTTGCCGATGGCGACGCTGGAGTCGTGGATGACGATGCTCACCCTCGGGTCGCGGGCGAGGTTGCGGGAGTGCACGGACTCCGGCGAGGACGCCCAGTAGTACGAGCTGTGGCCGTCGGGGGTGAAGTAGACGGGCGTGACCCAGGCGGTGCCGTCGGCGCAGATCGTGCCGAGCGTCATGTACTTGTTGGCGTCGATCACCGCGGCCGCCCGCTGGTCGAGGATCTCCTGTGTCATGGCGTTCTCCTCAGGCCGCGACGTCGTACGTCAGGTGGGTGGCGTTCGGTGTCGTCACCGTGGCGCGGTGGATCAGCTTGATCGGCGGCATCGTGGTCCGTTCGAACAGTGGGGTGCCGTCGCCGAGCACGATCGGCGCCAGGTGAATCCGGACCTCGTCGGTGCGCCCGGCGTAGAGGTATTGGCGGCAGAGGTGGCCGCCGCCCATGATCACCACGTCTTTCGTCCCGGCCGCTTCCTGGGCCAGTTTCAGCGCCGCCTCGAGTCCGTCGGTGACGAACCGGAACCGGTCGCCCAGGCGGGTCCGGGCCGGTCGGTGCGAGGTGACCACGAAGATCGGCGGCAGGCTGCCGTCTTCGCCGGTCTCCGCGTCCCAGCCGTGCGGGCCGTCGATGAAGTCGAAGGTGCGGCGGCCCATCAGGACGGCGCCCGCGGCGGCCGCGGTTCCTTCCAGGGCGGCCCGGTCGGCGTCGGTCGGGGTGACGACCCAGTCGTGCATCGGCTCGCCGCCCACGCCCAGGCCGTGGGCCAGATCCGCGCCGGGTGCGGTGACGAAACCGTCCAGCGACACGGTGATGTCGAGTATCACGCGTCCCATGATGTCCTCCTTGGTTGCTGTCCCGCCCAGGCTGGCGCCGCGCGGTACGGACTGTCCTCCGTGCTCGCCTCCCATTCACCACGGAGTCGGCCCGGCGGCGGGCATGATGGGCGCATGGCGGGTCCGAGGGAGGTGTCGGCGCGCGAGGCCGAGGTACTCGCGGCGCTCGCGGGCGACCGGTCCAACGCGCAGATCGCCCGGCGGTTGCAGATCAGCGTCCGGACGGTCGAGAGCCACGTCTCGTCGCTGCTGCGCAAGTACGGCGTGACCGACCGCCGCGAACTCGCCCGGCTGGCCGAGGTGGCCGGCTCCGAGCAAACCGAGATCACCTTCACCGGCCTGCCGAACCAGGGCACCAGTTTCGTCGGCCGGGAGCGGGAACGCGCCGAGGTGATCGGTGCGCTCGGCAGCAACCGTCTGGTCAGCCTGCTCGGACCAGGGGGCGTCGGCAAGACCCGCCTGGCTCTGCAGGTCGCCGCCGAACTCGGCCCGCGCTTCCCGTACGGCGGGGCCGTGGTCGACCTGGTTCCGGTGCGGCCCGGGTTCGTGGTGGCCGCGGTCGCCGCCGCGTTGGGGGTCGCCGAGCAACCGCCGCAGGAGCCGGTGGAATCGCTGCTCGACCGGCTTCGGCTCGGCCGGACCCTGCTGGTCGTGGACAACTGCGAGCACCTGGTCGAGGAAGTCGGCGTCCTGCTCGCCCGGATTCTCGCCCAGGCGCCGGAGACCACCTTGCTCGTCACGAGTCGCGAGCGGATCGGGGTGGTCGGGGAGCGCTCGGTCGGACTCGGGCCGCTGGCGTTGGGGTCGGACGCGGAGCAACTGTTCGCGGATCGGGTCCCACCGGAGTTCGCCATCGACCCGCAGCTCGCCGCCGACGTGTGCGCCGGGCTGGACGGCGTACCGCTGGCCATCGAGCT encodes the following:
- a CDS encoding electron transfer flavoprotein subunit beta/FixA family protein, whose translation is MKIVVCAKFVPDATADRRFRSEDNTVDRAGVDGLLSELDEYAVETALTVKEAGDAEVTVLTVGPEQAADAVKKGLQMGADAGVHVLDDGIHGSDAVATSLILAKALGKLEADLVVFGMSSTDGGMGVVPAMVSERLGLPAVTLGSEVTVDGTSVKIRRDGDTASDTVEGTLPLVLSVSDQANEPRYPSFKGIMAAKKKPVQTWSLADLEIAPDQVGAGAAWTEVVEVTARPARTAGTIVADEDGSGAGQLVEFLSTNKFL
- a CDS encoding electron transfer flavoprotein subunit alpha/FixB family protein, which produces MSNVLVLVDHTGGTVRKTTAELLTIARRLGEPVAVFIGEGVSDALPALGQYGATKVIALTDPDLTQYLVAPKAEALQQVAAKLEPAAILISSSAEGKEIAARLAVKLDSGLITDAVDVQEGPVTTQSVFAGNYTVQAKVTHGTPIITVKPNSATPEAAETSPEVEEFDVSVSDAAKTAKITDSKPREATGRPELTEAAIIVSGGRGTGGDFGPVEAFADSLGAAVGASRAAVDSGWYPHAYQVGQTGKTVSPQLYVAAGISGAIQHRAGMQTSKTIVAVNKDEEAPIFELVDFGVVGDLHKVLPAATEEVTKRKS
- a CDS encoding dihydrofolate reductase family protein — translated: MGRVILDITVSLDGFVTAPGADLAHGLGVGGEPMHDWVVTPTDADRAALEGTAAAAGAVLMGRRTFDFIDGPHGWDAETGEDGSLPPIFVVTSHRPARTRLGDRFRFVTDGLEAALKLAQEAAGTKDVVIMGGGHLCRQYLYAGRTDEVRIHLAPIVLGDGTPLFERTTMPPIKLIHRATVTTPNATHLTYDVAA
- a CDS encoding class I SAM-dependent methyltransferase is translated as MTETLPLTGERTAPGIWHENYWFARHDAAYRWITATLPVTGRVLDAGCGEGYGAEQLRLAGADSVTGLDYEGTTLRHVQRVYPQVEVVQGNLVQTGFRDNTFDLVTSLQTIEHLWEQPRFVAECARILAPGGTLVLSTPNRLTFPSGNWYHTRELTAAEFVELVEPELEITHVLGLQHGDRLRTWEAQHGSCVNQQLATDHDTWDDELVRLVTGTTHQDFDLRSGDLDDCLDLVVVARRA
- a CDS encoding delta-60 repeat domain-containing protein, producing the protein MKKHLLGLGAVVAAASLTLVTVLTGGPATGSPIAHTAVVSPNPSDLTPRVQDGAVYKMLQLGGIMFAGGQFSQVKPYTNAGTINRNRLFGFNPVTGGLTAFQASFNSEVWALATDGRSLWVGGYFNSVNGVPRTGVVKLNPYTGAVDPAFNARLTGSVTDMAIVKGRLILGGTFSKKLIAVNPATGGDTGYIKLAITGAPGGTNAGQTKVFRFAPNPAGTRLAIVGTFTSVGGQARRQAAMINLGASSATVSGWYSPLFDKACYTATPTYSRDVDFSHDGTYFVIVTTGGGFPNDRTHLCDSATRWNTSDARTTYPVWANYTGGDTLLSVQVTRAAVYVQGHQRWMNNPGGRDFAGPGAVSRPGIAALNPHSGLAYSWNPTKDRGVGGYDLLLTAQGLWVASDTTHIGGEVHERIAFLPLP
- a CDS encoding pyridoxamine 5'-phosphate oxidase family protein — encoded protein: MTQEILDQRAAAVIDANKYMTLGTICADGTAWVTPVYFTPDGHSSYYWASSPESVHSRNLARDPRVSIVIHDSSVAIGKASAVYLTAIAELVPAEELEDRAAFYSSRYPELRGFEVDELREPEGLRLYRANSLDHWILIRGSDPDHGTGTGTDSRHQVWPT